In a single window of the Halobaculum lipolyticum genome:
- the eno gene encoding phosphopyruvate hydratase: protein MTRIESVSLRRVLDSRGNPTVEADVLTQSGGFGRAAAPSGASTGEYEAIELPPKEAIAKAREHAVPRLVGSVHAGNQRDVDAALHAADGTEDFSEIGANSAVAISMAASKAGADVLGAPLFQHLGGTFRDADRSFPVPLGNVVGGGEHAADATHIQEFLSAPVGAPSVAEAVFANAEVHAAVADVLDERDIPAAKGDEGAWAPAVDDSEAFDIVAEATERVEEAVGFEIKFGLDVAASELWDADAGVYRYGDDERTPDEQVDYMAELVEQYDLAYVEDPLDEDDYDGFAELTDRVGDRTLICGDDLFVTNVERLSRGIDEGAANSILIKPNQIGTLSDAFDAVELAQRNGLDAVVSHRSGETEDTTIAHLAVATDASFIKTGTVGGERTAKLNELIRIAEEAV, encoded by the coding sequence GTGACCCGCATCGAGTCCGTCTCGCTGCGTCGCGTGCTCGACTCCCGGGGCAACCCGACGGTCGAGGCCGACGTGCTCACCCAGTCGGGCGGCTTCGGCCGCGCGGCGGCGCCCTCCGGGGCGTCGACGGGCGAGTACGAGGCGATCGAGCTGCCGCCCAAGGAGGCGATCGCGAAGGCCCGCGAGCACGCGGTGCCGCGCCTCGTCGGCTCGGTCCACGCGGGCAACCAGCGCGACGTCGACGCGGCGCTGCACGCCGCCGACGGCACCGAGGACTTCTCGGAGATCGGCGCCAACAGCGCTGTCGCCATCTCGATGGCGGCGTCGAAGGCGGGCGCCGACGTGCTGGGCGCGCCGCTGTTCCAGCACCTCGGGGGCACCTTCCGCGACGCGGATCGGTCGTTCCCGGTCCCGCTGGGCAACGTCGTGGGCGGCGGCGAGCACGCCGCCGACGCGACGCACATCCAGGAGTTCCTGTCGGCGCCCGTGGGCGCCCCCTCGGTGGCGGAGGCCGTCTTCGCCAACGCGGAGGTGCACGCGGCGGTCGCCGACGTCCTCGACGAGCGCGACATCCCCGCCGCGAAGGGCGACGAGGGCGCGTGGGCGCCCGCCGTCGACGACAGCGAGGCGTTCGACATCGTCGCGGAGGCGACCGAGCGCGTCGAGGAGGCGGTCGGCTTCGAGATCAAGTTCGGTCTCGACGTAGCCGCCTCTGAACTCTGGGACGCCGACGCCGGCGTCTACCGCTACGGCGACGACGAGCGGACGCCCGACGAGCAGGTCGACTACATGGCCGAGTTGGTCGAGCAGTACGACCTCGCGTACGTCGAGGACCCGCTCGACGAGGACGACTACGACGGCTTCGCCGAGCTGACCGACCGGGTCGGCGACCGCACGCTGATCTGCGGCGACGACCTGTTCGTGACGAACGTCGAGCGCCTCTCGCGAGGCATCGACGAGGGCGCGGCCAACAGCATCCTGATCAAGCCGAACCAGATCGGGACGCTGTCGGACGCGTTCGACGCCGTGGAACTGGCCCAGCGCAACGGGCTGGACGCGGTCGTCTCCCACCGCTCGGGCGAGACCGAGGACACGACCATCGCACACCTCGCCGTCGCGACCGACGCCTCGTTCATCAAGACGGGGACGGTCGGCGGCGAGCGCACCGCAAAGCTGAACGAACTCATCCGCATCGCGGAGGAGGCAGTATGA
- the rpsB gene encoding 30S ribosomal protein S2, translating to MSESENDTEEAADAEEEVEETAAAEESPDETEAQPTETEAAADEAAAADAEEEADAGPRFDEDVMPDEEADLLIPVEDYLSAGVHIGTQQKTKDMERFIHRVRDDGLYVLDVSQTDGRIRTAASFLANYDPEQVLVTSSRQYGRFPAEKFADAIGARARTGRFIPGTLTNPEYAGYIEPDVVVVTDPIGDAQAVKEAITVGIPVIAMCDSNNQVSNVDLVIPTNNKGRRALSVVYWLLANETLDNRGAEPGYALEDFEAEL from the coding sequence ATGAGCGAAAGCGAGAACGACACCGAAGAGGCGGCCGACGCCGAGGAGGAGGTCGAAGAGACCGCCGCGGCCGAGGAGTCGCCCGACGAGACGGAAGCACAGCCGACGGAGACCGAGGCGGCGGCCGACGAGGCCGCCGCGGCAGACGCCGAGGAGGAGGCGGACGCGGGTCCGCGCTTCGACGAGGACGTCATGCCGGACGAGGAGGCGGACCTCCTCATCCCCGTCGAGGACTACCTCTCGGCGGGTGTCCACATCGGGACCCAACAGAAGACGAAGGACATGGAGCGGTTCATCCACCGCGTCCGCGACGACGGCCTGTACGTGCTCGACGTGAGCCAGACGGACGGTCGCATCCGGACCGCGGCGTCGTTCCTGGCGAACTACGACCCCGAGCAGGTGCTCGTCACCTCCTCGCGCCAGTACGGCCGCTTCCCCGCCGAGAAGTTCGCCGACGCCATCGGCGCGCGCGCCCGCACCGGGCGCTTCATCCCGGGGACGCTGACGAACCCCGAGTACGCCGGCTACATCGAGCCGGACGTCGTGGTCGTCACCGACCCCATCGGCGACGCGCAGGCGGTGAAGGAGGCCATCACGGTCGGCATCCCCGTCATCGCGATGTGTGACTCCAACAACCAGGTCAGCAACGTCGACCTGGTCATCCCCACCAACAACAAGGGTCGCCGCGCCCTCTCGGTCGTCTACTGGCTGCTCGCCAACGAGACGCTCGACAACCGCGGCGCCGAACCCGGCTACGCCCTCGAGGACTTCGAGGCGGAACTGTAA
- the mvk gene encoding mevalonate kinase has translation MTTCSAPGKVYLFGEHAVVYGEPAVPCAIERRARVAVEPRADGRVRVDAADLSLDGFTVTWGGDIDDRPDVDVPAPLLSAAMEYIEAAVDQARDAADAPEAGFDITVESAIPLGAGLGSSAAVVVAGIDAATRALGTELDPEAVARRAYEAEYEVQDGQASRADTFCSAMGGAVRVEGDDTRTIDAPPLPFVVGYDGGAGDTGALVAGVRALREEHDFAADTVETVGDLTREGERLLADADPDREPSGELLADLGELMDFNHGLLEALGVSSRSLDAMVWAAREAGAHGAKLTGAGGGGCTVALDPSDETEHALGYSAECEQSFRAELATEGVRVEEP, from the coding sequence ATGACCACCTGTAGCGCGCCGGGGAAGGTGTACCTCTTCGGCGAGCACGCGGTCGTCTACGGCGAGCCGGCGGTGCCGTGTGCGATCGAGCGTCGCGCACGGGTCGCCGTCGAGCCGCGGGCGGACGGCCGGGTTCGCGTCGACGCGGCGGACCTCTCGCTGGACGGCTTCACCGTGACCTGGGGCGGCGACATCGACGACCGCCCGGACGTGGACGTGCCGGCGCCGCTGCTGTCGGCGGCGATGGAGTACATCGAGGCGGCCGTCGACCAGGCGCGCGACGCCGCCGACGCGCCAGAGGCGGGCTTCGACATCACCGTCGAGTCGGCCATCCCGCTGGGCGCCGGTCTCGGCTCGTCGGCCGCTGTCGTCGTCGCCGGCATCGACGCCGCGACCCGGGCGCTCGGCACGGAACTCGACCCCGAGGCGGTCGCCCGCCGCGCCTACGAGGCCGAGTACGAGGTGCAGGACGGACAGGCCTCGCGGGCGGACACGTTCTGCTCGGCGATGGGCGGCGCCGTCCGCGTCGAGGGCGACGACACCCGGACCATCGACGCGCCGCCGCTCCCGTTCGTCGTCGGCTACGACGGCGGCGCCGGCGACACGGGCGCGCTCGTCGCGGGAGTGCGCGCGCTGCGCGAGGAGCACGACTTCGCCGCCGACACCGTCGAGACCGTGGGCGACCTCACCCGCGAGGGCGAGCGGCTGTTGGCCGACGCCGACCCAGACCGGGAGCCGAGCGGGGAGTTACTGGCCGATCTGGGGGAGCTGATGGACTTCAACCACGGTCTCCTCGAGGCGCTGGGCGTCTCCTCGCGCTCGCTGGACGCGATGGTGTGGGCCGCCCGCGAGGCGGGCGCCCACGGCGCGAAGCTCACGGGCGCCGGCGGCGGCGGCTGCACGGTCGCGCTCGACCCGAGCGACGAGACGGAGCACGCGCTCGGCTACAGCGCCGAGTGCGAGCAGTCGTTCCGCGCGGAGTTGGCGACCGAGGGCGTGCGCGTGGAGGAGCCGTGA
- a CDS encoding isopentenyl phosphate kinase produces the protein MTTVLKLGGSVITEKDRPETLDGETLAALASAVAESGVEDLVVVHGGGSFGHHHAADHGVSTTEGIRDVDGVMDVHGAMTTLNRFVLSRLHAEDVPAVPVHPFSAAVRDGDGDLTLMTEQVATMLEEGFVPVLHGDGVVHAGEGVTVLSGDEIVTAVATALDADRVGLCSTVPGVLDGDDEVIPRIEEFQSVADVLGVSDATDVTGGMAAKVRELLALGSPAYVFGPDAVPGFLAGEDVGTRIG, from the coding sequence GTGACGACCGTCCTGAAACTCGGCGGTTCCGTGATCACCGAGAAGGATCGCCCGGAGACGCTCGACGGCGAGACGCTGGCGGCGTTGGCGTCGGCCGTCGCCGAGAGCGGGGTCGAGGACCTCGTCGTCGTCCACGGCGGCGGCTCCTTCGGCCACCACCACGCCGCCGACCACGGGGTGAGCACCACCGAGGGTATCCGCGACGTCGACGGCGTGATGGACGTCCACGGCGCGATGACGACGCTCAACCGCTTCGTGCTCTCGCGGCTCCACGCCGAGGACGTCCCCGCCGTCCCGGTCCACCCGTTCTCGGCGGCCGTCCGCGACGGCGACGGCGACCTCACGCTGATGACCGAGCAGGTGGCGACGATGCTCGAGGAGGGGTTCGTCCCGGTGCTCCACGGCGACGGCGTCGTCCACGCCGGCGAGGGCGTCACCGTCCTCTCTGGCGACGAGATCGTGACCGCGGTGGCGACGGCGCTCGACGCCGACCGCGTCGGTCTCTGCTCGACCGTGCCGGGCGTGCTCGACGGCGACGACGAGGTGATCCCCCGCATCGAGGAGTTCCAGTCGGTGGCGGACGTGCTCGGCGTCAGCGACGCGACGGACGTCACCGGCGGGATGGCGGCGAAGGTCCGGGAACTGCTCGCGTTGGGGTCGCCGGCGTACGTGTTCGGTCCGGACGCGGTCCCGGGGTTCCTCGCCGGCGAGGACGTCGGCACGCGGATCGGGTAG
- a CDS encoding sensor histidine kinase, with the protein MISEPTGGIDVLLVAAGRLDPERVSAAVDAAVDRPVSLRVAATVADAVERIGGDDDDDRGGDDDGDAVDCVVAGFDAPDGTAVDVLRAAEAAARPPPVVVVADAIDGRVPVETVAEPFAAVVPFSRGGAAGEDADDADGAAEHVADAVADAVPDGRGPALGGDHPRDRRSLAAWKASIFDQYFTDVPLHMYVKDTDARHVAVSEASVDRRIHRGSEAYLGRRDIDGVVPAAEAREPYEDDLAVIETGEPIVSKEEQYAESGRWFLTSKVRWEGPDGEVRGLVGVAEEITARKNRERQLEVTSHVIRHTLRNKLNVVLGSCERIETGGDVASNVARIHTAADALVSTVDNQQTILDVMVGEPAATPTDLSRAVAGVLEWLVERHPDAVVDADVPDGVVVSATENVHRALEQVLHNAVVHSRGDAVVSVALERRDGTAVLRVRDRCPAIPPSEVDVLTGERRIDHLNHSAGLGLWIVHWVVRNCDGSVEFAREDGGNVVTLTFPLATPAE; encoded by the coding sequence CGGCGGCGACGACGACGACGACCGGGGTGGGGACGACGACGGTGACGCCGTCGACTGTGTCGTCGCCGGGTTCGACGCCCCAGACGGAACCGCAGTCGACGTGTTGCGTGCGGCCGAGGCCGCCGCGCGGCCGCCGCCGGTCGTCGTCGTCGCCGACGCCATCGACGGCCGGGTCCCCGTCGAGACGGTCGCGGAGCCGTTCGCGGCGGTCGTCCCGTTTTCGAGGGGCGGAGCGGCCGGGGAGGACGCCGACGACGCCGACGGCGCCGCCGAGCACGTCGCCGACGCGGTCGCCGACGCGGTACCCGACGGCCGTGGACCGGCGCTCGGCGGCGACCACCCGCGCGACCGTCGGTCGCTGGCCGCCTGGAAGGCGTCGATCTTCGACCAGTACTTCACCGACGTCCCGCTCCACATGTACGTCAAGGACACCGACGCCAGACACGTCGCCGTCAGCGAGGCGAGCGTCGACCGCCGTATCCACCGCGGGAGCGAGGCGTACCTCGGCCGCCGCGACATCGACGGCGTCGTCCCGGCCGCCGAGGCGCGCGAGCCGTACGAGGACGACCTCGCGGTGATCGAGACGGGCGAGCCGATCGTGAGCAAGGAGGAGCAGTACGCCGAGTCGGGACGGTGGTTCCTCACCTCGAAAGTCCGGTGGGAGGGACCGGACGGCGAGGTCCGCGGACTCGTCGGCGTCGCCGAGGAGATCACCGCCCGGAAGAACCGCGAGCGACAACTGGAGGTGACCAGCCACGTGATCCGCCACACCCTCCGGAACAAGCTGAACGTCGTCCTCGGCTCGTGTGAGCGGATCGAGACCGGCGGCGACGTGGCGTCGAACGTCGCGCGCATCCACACGGCCGCCGACGCGCTCGTCTCGACGGTCGACAACCAGCAGACGATCCTCGACGTGATGGTCGGCGAGCCGGCGGCGACGCCGACGGACCTCTCGCGGGCGGTCGCGGGCGTCCTCGAGTGGCTGGTCGAGCGCCACCCGGACGCCGTCGTCGACGCCGACGTCCCGGACGGCGTGGTCGTCTCGGCCACGGAGAACGTCCACCGGGCGCTCGAACAGGTCCTCCACAACGCGGTCGTCCACTCGCGCGGGGACGCGGTCGTCTCCGTCGCGCTGGAACGCCGCGACGGAACGGCCGTGCTGCGCGTCCGCGACCGCTGTCCGGCCATCCCGCCCTCCGAGGTCGACGTGCTCACCGGCGAGCGGCGGATCGACCACCTCAACCACAGCGCGGGGCTCGGGCTGTGGATCGTCCACTGGGTGGTCCGTAACTGCGACGGCTCCGTCGAGTTCGCCCGGGAGGACGGCGGCAACGTCGTGACGCTGACGTTCCCGCTCGCGACGCCGGCCGAGTGA